One part of the Lycorma delicatula isolate Av1 chromosome 7, ASM4794821v1, whole genome shotgun sequence genome encodes these proteins:
- the Tollo gene encoding toll-like receptor Tollo, with product MQCPSNRMRRSPVVFAVLLGAVFGVLSASLSKALRYQAPDECKWLAVSEDGVEREVTSDHDQEVALVCHLRTINSEIENTNFSVIQSQYTVRLRIECADMFYFQSSLNPGSFHTLTDLKELSVEYCKVANLTAGAFRGLRQLRNLTLRTHNTDWSAMTLEIENDAFTEELGLLERLDLSLNNIWSLPDGIFCPLQSLEFLNLTRNRIRDVETFRFGGSSPQRCGTNLRIIDLSNNSIDTLPSAVLSKLSRLRELNLQGNSISFIADHALDGLTSLLSLNLADNKLVNLPPELFADTHDIKELHLQNNSINVLAPGLFNDLSQLLVLDLSDNELTDEWINSATFAGLLRLVILSLSGNNIAKLEPSVFRDLYTLQILRLEDNAIETIAENTFLSLNNLHTLILSKNKLTRVDSNTFSGLFGLSVLSIDSNSIAYIDPEALKNSSGLQDLHLNSNKLYDIPAVLTDVPQLKTLDLGDNVITELFNSSFVSMQELVGLRLTENNIGNLSKGVFDKMTSLRILNLSSNKIQQIETGCFDNNKNLLAIRLDGNYLTGINGLFGKLPNLVWLNISENLLQWFDYAQIPTGLQWLDIHGNQIAELGNYFEIESQLHLTMFDASHNKLTEITGSAIPDSVEVLNLSDNIISKVQSYTFFKKPNLTRVELQGNQIKSLTQNSLRISTIPHGKEIPEFYIGNNPFQCDCTMQWLQQYRVDEERKTPRLMDLDSVVCKLLYNRVTSFVLLHEATPDQFLCQYDSNCFPFCHCCDFDACDCEMTCPNNCTCYHDLSWSANVVDCSRSGYVDSLPERIPMDSTQLYLDGNNIRVVGSHSFIGRKKLQVLFLNGSNVEIIHNRTFNGLKELELLRLEDNKISELKGYEFEGLESLRELYLHNNRITSVQNTTFVSLTQLRVLRLDHNRIVSFAVWQLSSTLTKISLASNPWSCQCDYVERFREYLHYTGHFVIDSAAIRCKNNSDDTEDGGFNILKENVTSCITYNITNFIEPPVNNSFTSTTIIQRQDLQDYMPLVIITLVVFFVIIIFTLVIFVYRQEMRVWFHSRFGVRLFYRTSEIEMDDRDKLFDAFVSYSSKDEAFVAEELAPMLENGDPPYKLCLHYREFPMGGFLADTIVQAVESSRRTIMVLSENFIKSEWCRFEFKSAHHQVLRDRRRRLIVILLGEVPQKDLDPDIRLYLKTNTYLQWGDKLFWEKLKFALPDVPNNQRPRNNQSHHHVHRHHNHNHNHTHHHHGHNHNTQQTNTARSVAIHI from the coding sequence ATGCAGTGCCCGTCCAACAGGATGCGGCGGAGCCCAGTTGTGTTCGCGGTCCTCCTGGGCGCGGTGTTCGGAGTGTTAAGCGCCTCGCTCAGTAAGGCGTTGCGTTATCAAGCGCCTGACGAATGTAAGTGGTTAGCGGTCTCTGAAGACGGTGTCGAACGCGAAGTTACTTCCGATCACGACCAGGAGGTGGCGCTTGTATGTCATCTAAGGACCATAAATTCCGAAATCGAAAATACTAATTTCAGTGTGATACAATCGCAATATACTGTTCGTTTACGAATCGAGTGCGccgatatgttttattttcaaagttcGCTTAACCCCGGTAGTTTTCACACGTTAACGGACTTGAAGGAATTATCCGTCGAGTACTGTAAAGTGGCTAACCTCACCGCGGGTGCTTTTCGCGGCTTAAGACAACTTCGTAATTTAACTTTAAGGACTCATAATACGGACTGGTCGGCTATGACACTCGAAATCGAAAACGACGCGTTTACGGAGGAGCTCGGTCTTTTGGAAAGGTTAGACCTCAGTCTCAATAATATTTGGAGCCTTCCCGACGGTATTTTCTGTCCTCTTCAAAGCTTGGAGTTCCTTAATTTAACACGAAATAGGATACGCGATGTAGAAACGTTTCGTTTCGGCGGTTCATCGCCTCAAAGATGCGGTACCAATCTACGTATCATCGATCTGTCGAACAACAGCATCGACACCCTTCCGTCGGCAGTCCTGTCAAAATTATCCCGCCTAAGAGAACTTAACCTCCAAGGCAATTCCATATCCTTTATCGCAGACCATGCATTAGACGGTTTAACCTCACTTCTGTCCCTTAACCTAGCTGACAACAAACTAGTCAACCTCCCTCCTGAACTTTTTGCCGATACGCACGATATTAAAGAACTTCACCTGCAGAACAATTCCATTAACGTTCTTGCACCAGGCCTATTCAATGATCTCAGTCAACTCCTGGTTTTGGACCTGTCCGACAACGAGTTAACGGATGAGTGGATTAACAGTGCTACATTCGCCGGTCTTTTGAGGTTGGTTATTTTAAGTCTGTCAGGAAATAATATCGCAAAGTTAGAACCGTCAGTTTTTAGAGATTTATATACGTTACAGATATTACGACTAGAAGATAATGCCATCGAGACTATCGCCGAAAACACGTTTCTTTCTTTGAATAATTTACATAccttaatattatctaaaaataaactaacgAGGGTCGACAGTAATACTTTCAGCGGTTTGTTCGGATTAAGTGTGTTATCGATAGATAGTAATTCCATCGCTTACATCGACCCAGAAGCTCTTAAAAATTCATCCGGTCTTCAAGACCTTCATCTCAACAGCAACAAGTTATACGATATACCTGCAGTTTTAACGGACGTTCCTCAGTTAAAAACATTAGACCTCGGTGATAATGTAATTACAGAACTATTTAATTCATCGTTCGTTTCCATGCAAGAGTTAGTAGGGCTTAGACTGACTGAAAACAACATAGGAAACTTGTCGAAAGGTGTTTTTGATAAAATGACTTCgctaagaatattaaatttatcgagtaataaaattcaacaaatagaAACCGGCTGtttcgataacaataaaaatctattgGCGATTCGTCTGGACGGAAATTACTTAACAGGAATCAACGGACTGTTCGGAAAATTACCTAATCTCGTCTGGCTAAACATTTCAGAAAATCTACTTCAATGGTTCGACTACGCCCAGATTCCAACAGGACTGCAATGGTTAGACATTCATGGAAATCAAATCGCCGAATTAGGAAACTACTTTGAAATCGAGAGTCAACTGCATCTTACAATGTTCGACGCCAGCCACAACAAACTGACCGAAATTACCGGCAGCGCTATACCCGACAGCGTTGAAGTCCTTAACCTATCCGACAATATCATTTCTAAAGTGCAATcctatacttttttcaaaaaacctaACCTCACCCGTGTCGAACTTCAAGGTAACCAGATAAAAAGCCTAACCCAAAATTCCTTAAGAATTTCAACTATCCCTCACGGAAAAGAAATCCCAGAATTTTACATCGGTAATAATCCGTTCCAGTGCGACTGTACGATGCAGTGGTTACAACAATATAGAGTGGATGAAGAACGGAAAACACCGAGACTGATGGATTTAGATTCTGTAGTTTGCAAACTGTTGTACAATAGAGTAACATCTTTCGTATTACTTCACGAAGCCACCCCCGACCAGTTTTTGTGTCAGTACGATTCTAACTGTTTTCCGTTCTGTCATTGTTGTGATTTCGACGCTTGTGATTGTGAAATGACGTGTCCGAATAATTGTACCTGTTATCATGATCTTTCGTGGTCGGCTAATGTGGTCGACTGTTCCAGATCGGGTTACGTCGACAGTTTACCGGAACGTATACCGATGGATTCGACTCAACTGTATTTAGACGGCAATAACATCAGAGTGGTAGGAAGTCATAGTTTTAtcggaagaaaaaaattacaagtattatttttaaacgggTCCAACGTCGAAATAATACATAACAGAACGTTTAACGGTTTAAAAGAACTAGAACTATTACGGCTcgaagataataaaatttctgaattgaAAGGTTACGAATTCGAAGGTCTGGAAAGTTTACGCGAATTGTATTTACACAATAATCGAATAACATCCGTTCAAAATACCACGTTCGTATCGTTAACACAGCTCCGGGTACTCAGATTGGATCATAACAGAATCGTATCGTTCGCGGTGTGGCAATTATCATCTACGCTTACAAAAATTAGCCTTGCGTCTAATCCGTGGTCGTGTCAATGCGATTACGTTGAACGTTTCCGTGAATACTTGCATTATACCGGACATTTTGTAATAGACAGTGCTGCGATACGTTGTAAAAATAACAGTGATGATACAGAAGACGGCggtttcaacattttaaaagaaaacgttaCATCTTGTATCACATACAACATTACAAACTTTATAGAACCCCCTGTAAATAACAGTTTTACATCTACTACGATAATACAACGTCAAGATTTGCAAGATTATATGCCGTTAGTTATTATCACGCTCGTagtgttttttgttataataatatttacgttagttatatttgtatatagacAAGAAATGAGAGTGTGGTTTCATTCACGTTTCGGCGTAAGACTATTTTATAGAACCAGTGAGATCGAAATGGACGATCGCGATAAGTTGTTCGACGCTTTCGTCAGTTACAGTTCAAAAGACGAAGCGTTTGTGGCGGAGGAGTTGGCGCCGATGTTAGAAAACGGTGATCCTCCCTATAAACTGTGTTTACATTACCGTGAATTTCCGATGGGGGGGTTCTTAGCGGATACGATAGTCCAAGCCGTCGAATCGTCACGGCGTACCATAATGGTATTatcggaaaattttattaaatccgaATGGTGCCGGTTCGAATTTAAATCCGCGCACCATCAAGTCCTGAGGGACAGGAGACGAAGACTGATCGTCATATTATTGGGTGAAGTCCCCCAAAAGGATCTAGATCCCGATATAAGACTGTATCTCAAGACTAATACCTATCTACAGTGGGGCGACAAACTCTTCTGGGAAAAACTTAAATTCGCCCTTCCCGACGTCCCTAATAACCAGAGGCCGAGGAACAACCAGAGCCATCATCATGTCCACAGGCATCATAACCACAACCATAATCatactcatcatcatcatggacatAACCACAACACGCAACAGACGAACACCGCCAGAAGTGTAGCCATACATATCTGA